In Electrophorus electricus isolate fEleEle1 chromosome 14, fEleEle1.pri, whole genome shotgun sequence, a single window of DNA contains:
- the nmt1b gene encoding glycylpeptide N-tetradecanoyltransferase 1b, with protein MPENAHMAGPKSSAKKSEGDRGEKKAKKPKKTKGQTWAKEGPRDPFEMLDSLPEEKQQEIQKALYLFSLGQGPPKTMQDARRHNYRFWNTQPVRKIDEEVTSHGPIQSEMQSIREESYSLPQGFCWESLDLGNPEQLGELCTLLNENYTEEDDNTLRFHYTPQFLLWALCPPGWRSEWHCGVRVSANRKLVGFISAVPTTVQIHSTERKMVEVNFLCVHKKLRSKRMAPVLIREMAWRVQRHGLMQAIYGTSAMLPTPMASSRYWHRSLNPRKLIELNFSSLSRNMTLQRALKLNRLPEKTKTAGLRLMARADIPRVQVLLRKYLRGFHLFPILNQEEVQHWLLPQDGVIDTYVVEAPDGVITDMVSFYTMSSTVLNHLVHTSLKAAYALYTVATATPVQQLMEDVLVIAKARGFDVFMALSVMENNVFLEPLRFTEGGSGVQYYLYNWRCPSITEDKVGMVLK; from the exons ATGCCTGAAAACGCACACATGGCTGGGCCCAAAAGCTC TGCGAAGAAGTCAGAGGGTGACCGGGGtgagaaaaaggcaaagaagCCAAAGAAGACCAAAGGCCAAACATGGGCAAAAGAGGGACCCCGGGACCCCTTTGAAATG CTGGACTCTCTCCCTGAAGAGAAGCAGCAGGAGATCCAGAAAGCCCTGTACCTCTTCTCTCTGGGCCAGGGCCCGCCCAAAACCATGCAAGACGCCCGCCGACACAACTACCGCTTCTGGAACACCCAGCCCGTCCGCAAGATCG ACGAGGAGGTGACGTCGCATGGGCCCATACAGTCGGAGATGCAGAGCATTCGTGAGGAAAGCTACTCCCTCCCACAAGGCTTCTGCTGGGAATCATTGGACTTAGGAAACCCAGAACAG CTGGGGGAACTGTGTACCTTGCTGAATGAAAATTACACAGAAGAGGATGACAACACATTACGCTTCCACTACACACCCCAGTTCCTGCTATG GGCGCTGTGCCCCCCGGGCTGGCGGTCTGAGTGGCACTGTGGCGTGCGTGTCAGCGCCAACCGAAAACTCGTGGGCTTCATCAGTGCCGTCCCCACCACTGTGCAGATACACAGCAC TGAGCGGAAGATGGTGGAGGTAAACTTCCTGTGCGTTCATAAGAAACTGCGCTCCAAACGCATGGCGCCCGTCCTCATCCGTGAGATGGCCTGGCGGGTCCAGCGCCACGGCTTGATGCAGGCCATCTACGGCACCAGTGCCATGTTGCCGACCCCCATGGCGAGCAGCAG GTACTGGCACCGATCCCTGAATCCACGCAAGCTAATTGAGTTAAATTTCTCCTCGCTGAGTCGAAACATGACCTTGCAGCGTGCCCTCAAGCTGAACAGGCTGCCGGAG AAGACCAAAACGGCCGGCCTGCGTCTCATGGCCCGAGCTGATATACCCAGGGTGCAGGTTCTACTGCGCAAGTATCTCAGAGGGTTCCACCTGTTCCCTATCCTGAACCAGGAGGAGGTCCAACACTGGCTCCTGCCCCAGGATGGAGTCATTGACACCTACGTCGTGGAG GCACCCGACGGTGTCATAACTGACATGGTGAGTTTCTACACCATGTCCTCCACTGTGCTGAATCATCTTGTGCACACAAGCCTTAAGGCAGCGTACGCCCTGTACACGGTTGCCACGGCCACCCCAGTGCAGCAGCTGATGGAGGACGTCCTCGTCATAGCCAAAGCC AGAGGATTTGACGTGTTCATGGCTCTGAGTGTGATGGAGAACAACGTGTTCCTGGAGCCTCTGAGGTTCACAGAAGGGGGCAGCGGTGTGCAGTACTACCTCTACAACTGGAGGTGCCCAAGCATAACCGAAGACAAG GTTGGCATGGTGCTGAAGTGA